One window of Solwaraspora sp. WMMA2056 genomic DNA carries:
- a CDS encoding sigma-70 family RNA polymerase sigma factor, giving the protein METTEGDRQPTHAELVTWYERVLVPQSRPLLSRYARRLVPGDPHRAEDLVQETLLRAWRNLASVASSRSPQAWLSRVAHNLSIDQARRVTARPAEVAEEVTATAWQPAESLYDAALDRATLGPALRSLSAVHREALFLVYYQDRTHREVARLLGVPPGTVKSRTHNATRELQRVLSRYGVTGNAA; this is encoded by the coding sequence ATGGAGACCACCGAGGGCGATCGTCAGCCGACCCACGCCGAACTGGTGACCTGGTACGAGCGGGTGCTGGTGCCGCAGAGCCGACCGCTGCTGAGCCGGTACGCCCGGCGTCTGGTGCCCGGCGATCCGCACCGTGCCGAGGACCTGGTCCAGGAGACGCTGCTGCGGGCCTGGCGCAATCTCGCCTCGGTGGCCAGCTCCCGGTCGCCACAGGCCTGGCTGTCGCGGGTCGCCCACAACCTCAGCATCGACCAGGCCCGGCGGGTGACGGCCCGCCCCGCCGAGGTCGCCGAGGAGGTCACGGCCACCGCCTGGCAGCCGGCGGAGAGCCTGTACGACGCCGCCCTGGACCGGGCGACGCTGGGCCCCGCGCTGCGTAGCCTCTCGGCGGTGCACCGTGAGGCGCTGTTCCTCGTCTATTACCAGGACCGTACGCACCGCGAGGTGGCCAGGTTGCTGGGCGTACCCCCGGGGACCGTCAAGTCACGCACCCACAACGCCACCCGGGAACTGCAACGCGTGTTGAGCCGGTACGGCGTGACCGGCAACGCGGCCTGA